Genomic segment of Alcanivorax borkumensis SK2:
AATGCTCGCGTATTGCTGTTGCAGGTTGACCCGCGGAAGGACGTCGTCGTTTAGGCTCACCTGCCAGCGACCTTGATGTTGGCGGACGATCACGTCAGGAACGGCGTAGTCCACTTGAGGTTCGCCAATTTGCTCACCGGGGGCTGGGTCCAGGGTGCGCAGTAGGGATAAAGCCTCTAGAAGGACCTCTTCAGAGAGTTGAAGGGTGCGGCGCAGTGCGGTGTAATCGTGCTTTTCTAGTAGGTTCAGATGTTCCAGTAGGGCAGAGGCTTCGTCGCGCAATGGGGTGTCCGCTGGCAGTTGGCGCAGCTGGACGCCGAGGCAGTCAGCTAGGTTGACGCTGGCGACGCCCACCGGGTCGAACTGTTGCAACCGGTGCTGCACGGCAAGCACTTCATCGTGCTCCAGTTCGTCTCCTTCGGTGAGTAGGTCTGGCTGGGCATTCACCATGTCGACGATATCGCTTAGGGGGGCAGTGATGTAACCACGGTCGTCCAGGGACTCGATAATCGTTATGGCGATTATCCGGTCTACATCGCTCATGGGGGTGAGGTTTAGCTGCCAGAGCAAGTGGTCCTGTAAGTTGCCGGAAACGGCGTGTCGTTGCTGCCATTCGTCGGCATCGTCGGGGAGTGCGGCGCTGTTGCTGGTGCTCTGGCCGGAATAGACGTCATCCCATTCGGTTTCCACCTCGGGCTCGTCTTGTATCAGTTCTTCTAGGGCGTTATCACGGTCGGTGTCGAGCTCTTCATCCTGACGTTCTTCGTCATGCTCGGGGAGGGCATCGTCACCGAAATCGTCTGCCAATTCCAGCAGGGGGTTGCTCTCTACTGCTTGCTGGATTTCCTGGCGCAGGTCTAAAGTGGATAGCTGCAAGAGGCGAATGGCCTGCTGCAGCTGCGGTGTCATGGTGAGCTGCTGGCCAATTTGTAATTGTAGTGTGGGCTTCATACTGCTCAGTATTCTGCTAGTCCCCAAAAAACCCAGGATAGCAGTCTATCTACACGCTAAGCAATATTTGTGCCAGGTGAAACTGTGTGCTAGGGATGACCGCAAGTCACAATAGAAGAGAGGATTTGCGGCGGACCTTATAGTCTGAAATCGGCGCCCAGATAGACGTCTCGCACTTGTTGGTTGGCAAGGATAATATCCGCGTCACCGGAGGCGATGATGTGGCCAGCGCTGACGATATAAGCGGTGTCACAGATATCCAGGGTCTCGCGTACATTGTGGTCGGTGATTAAGACGCCGATGCCGCGTTCTTTGAGGTGGCGAATGATGCCTTTGATGTCGTTAACCGAGATGGGGTCAACGCCAGCAAAAGGTTCGTCCAGCAGAATGAAGTCAGGGTCTGTGGCCAAGCCTCGGGCGATTTCCGCGCGGCGGCGCTCGCCGCCGGACAGGCTCATCCCCAGCGAATCGCGGATGTGCCCGATGTGGAATTCCTTGAGCAGGCCTTCCATGCGCTCGTGGCGTTCTGCTTTGCTAAGCTCCTTGCGGGTTTCTAGGATGGCCATGATGTTCTCTTCCACCGTTAGACGGCGAAAGATACTGGCTTCTTGAGGCAGGTAGCCAATCCCCCGCTGGGCGCGACCGTGCATAGGCAGGTGGGTAATGTCCGTGTCGTTGATTTCAATGCGACCGGCATCGGCCTCCACTAGCCCAACAATCATGTAGAAGCAGGTGGTTTTGCCGGCCCCATTGGGCCCCAGTAGCCCGACAATTTGGCCGGCTTCTACATCCAGGGAAACGTCTTCGATAACCCGGCGACCCTTGTAGCTTTTTGCTAGGTGATGGGCGCGTAAATGGCTCATGGTGTGTTGGGCTCCGCCTTAGGTGATGCGCTGTCGCTGCCTTCACTTTGGGTGTCGTTTGGGTTGCTGTTATTCGCTTCAATATTCGCGTCGACAGGGGCATTGGTTGTCTGGTTTTCGGCGGGGATTACCAGCCGCACCCGTTGGTCACCTTCACTGCTGGCGTCCACTCGCTTGGAGTCTAGGCTGTATTCTACCTTGGCGCCCTCGAAAGTGTTGCCCTGGTGTTCGATGTAGGCATCGCCGGTCAGGACCAAGGTGCGAGCTTTAATATTGTAAACCAGATTTTCAGCGTGGGCGTTAAGGCCTTCACCCTCTTCCATGCGCACCGGGGTGCCGGTAGCTTCCACCCGAACCAGCTCGCTATTTTGGGTGAACATGCGCATTTCATCGGCAAACAGTTTGCGCTTGCCTTGAATCAGTTCCACGTTGCCGCTGTACACGCCGCTGCCGGCACTCTGCTCGAAACGACCGTTGTCTGCCGTGACCTGGATCGTGCCTTCCATGGGGGCGGCCTGAACGCCCAAGGGGAAAGCTATAAGCAATGCCAGTACGGCGAGATTGCAGGTGCTATGAAGCCGGTGCTTCAAATTCACTCTTTACTCCTTGTTTTAGTTCCAGAACGCCCTTGTTGAGATCTGCTTCCAGGGCGCCAGCACGGGTCTGGCCGGAGTCAAACCGCATTTCTACGTCGCCGGGGGTGGTGGCGATGTTAGTGTCGCTGTTGAAATGCAGTTCTTCTGTATTCACGGTCATTTTCTGGATCGGATTATTCACATTGACCTTGCCAAGAAAAGAGATCAGGTCGCCGTCTTCTTGCACGATGCCTTGCTCGCTAGTGATGGTCCAGCTGCCTTTGTCGTTGGCCATGATCAGTACTGGGGCTTGCATCTTGGTGAGCGGATTGTGGTCGAACTGCACTAAACTGTCCGCAGTTAAGTGGTACTGCAGGCTACCATCTTTTTCGCTGAAGGCTCGCGCGCTAACCTGGTCAGCAATGATTGCCGGTGCCATAGCCACCGCATTGTCTTGGCCAGGCAGAGCGCTGTCCCACTCGTGCAGGGTCATCAGCATCACCAGCCCCAGCAGCAGAATGCCGGTGGCACTTAATAGCCCCTGACGTTTCATGCCGGGCTCCGCAGGGCAAGAATGGCGTCACAGATTTCCCGTACCGCACCCTCTCCACCGCGACGGACAGTGATGTGATTTGCCGCATTTTTGGCGCAGTCGTGGGCGTTGTTTGGGGCAAAACTCAGTTGCGCCCAGAGCAAGGCACTAACGTCAGGTTCGTCGTCACCAGCGTAGCCGGTTTCACTGGCGCGCATGTTCAGCGAGTCAGCCAGAGCTTCCAAGGCGACGCCCTTGTCTTCGCGGCCTTGAATAACATGCTTGATGCCCAGGTCCGCTGCGCGTTTGGCCACCATGGGCGAGTTGCGCCCGGTAATGATAGCTAGGGTGACGCCGCTGGCCGCCAGCTTTTTCAGGCCGTGGCCATCCAGGGTATTGAAAACTTTCAGCTCTTCGCCGTTGGGGCCAAACAGCAGACGGCCATCGGTCATCACACCATCCACGTCAAACGCCATCAAGCGCAAGTTCTGGACATCTATAGGGGGCAGTTGCATGGCCATTTACACTACTCCCGCGCGCAGTAGGTCTTGCATGTTGAAAGCGCCGAGCGGTTTGCCATCACTGTCACAAACCATTAAGCCGTTAATCTTGCGGTTTTCCATGATTTGTAAAGCTTCAGCGGCTAGATGACCTTGGGCAATGGTGATTGGATCAGAAACCATAACCTCGGCAATGGTGGCTTTTCGAATATCGATGTCCCGGTCGAGGATGCGGCGCAAGTCACCATCAGTAAAAATGCCGGCTAGAGTGCCGTCTGTGTGGGTGATGGCGGTCATCCCCAGGCCTTTATGGGTCATTTCCAGTAGGGCTTCGCTAAGCGAGGTGGTAGTGCTGACCACGGGAAGCTGCTCACCAGTGTGCATGATGTCATCCACTTTCAATAGCAGGCGCCGGCCTAGGCTGCCTCCGGGATGGCTGAGGGCAAAGTCTTCCGGTGTGAAGCCGCGGGCTTCTAACAGGGCAATAGCCAAGGCATCGCCCATGGCCAGCGCGGCGGTGGTCGAAGAAGTCGGTGCCAGATTATGGGGGCAGGCCTCTTCCGCTACGGCCACGGTCAGATGTACATCTGACAGTTGCGCTAATGCAGATTGTGGGCGCCCGGTCATGCCGACCAAGGCGGTGCCCTTACGTTTGATGACCGGTAATATGGCCAGCACTTCGGCGGTTTCGCCGGAGTTGGACAGTGCCAGTACCACGTCGTCAGCGGTAATCATGCCCAAATCACCATGGGAGGCTTCGCCAGGGTGAACAAAAAAAGAGGGGGTGCCGGTGCTGGCAAGGGTGGCGGCTAGCTTGCTGCCTACGTGCCCGCTTTTGCCCATGCCGGTGACGATGACGCGGCCTTTGGCGTTCAGCATCAGGTCGCAGGCGGCGCAAAAGCTGGTGTCCAGGCTGTCTTTCAGAGCATCCACGGCCCGGGCTTCGATTTCTAGTACCCGTTGGCCAACGCTGATGTGGTTGTGGCTCATGCGCTCTCCTTGATATTGGCGGCGATTATACACGTGTTGTGGCCTCCACGTTGACCCGTAATCGGTAACTCGATCGCGTTGAAGGGAACCGCCTTGCACTCTGTGACTCCAATAAAAGCACTGAGGTTCAGTGTGTTGCGGTTGTTGATCACTGGACAGCAGGTAAAGAACACCGTAAAACCGCCGAAGACTAAATAGGGAGTAATCTATGCATTTACAATGGTATATGGCCGCCTGGCTTCGCGTCGGGTTGGTGGTCATGCTGACCGCAATGGCAGCACTGGTCCAGGCCCAGAGTGATCCTCGCCAGGTGGTGGCGGATGCAGTGGAGCGCATGACGTCTCGTGTTGAGGCGGAGCGAGAGACGTTGAAAGCCGATCCGGATAGGGCCAAAGAGCTGGTGCGTGAAGAGCTGGCGGATCTGGTGGATTTCAAGCGCATCACCCGCATGGTCATGGGCGATTACTTTGGGCCGTCTAGCAAGGAGCAGAAATACCGGTTTTTGGATGTCTTCAAAAACAGCTTAATCAACACCTATGCGTCCGGCATTACCCTGTATGACGGACAGAAAATCGACATCTTGCCAATGCAGGATGGCGATCGTAAAGGCGATTACGCCCGAGTGCGCATGGAAGTGAAGACTAACTCCGGCCAGGTGGTGCCCATCTACTACACCCTATTCTTGCGTGATGATCAGTGGAGGGTAATCAATGTGTACGTGAATGGTCTGGATCTGCG
This window contains:
- a CDS encoding RNA polymerase factor sigma-54 — encoded protein: MKPTLQLQIGQQLTMTPQLQQAIRLLQLSTLDLRQEIQQAVESNPLLELADDFGDDALPEHDEERQDEELDTDRDNALEELIQDEPEVETEWDDVYSGQSTSNSAALPDDADEWQQRHAVSGNLQDHLLWQLNLTPMSDVDRIIAITIIESLDDRGYITAPLSDIVDMVNAQPDLLTEGDELEHDEVLAVQHRLQQFDPVGVASVNLADCLGVQLRQLPADTPLRDEASALLEHLNLLEKHDYTALRRTLQLSEEVLLEALSLLRTLDPAPGEQIGEPQVDYAVPDVIVRQHQGRWQVSLNDDVLPRVNLQQQYASIARTTSGEDGQYLRNCVQEAKWFIKSLQSRHDTLLKVATRIVDVQQGFFDYGDEAMKPLVLADIADAVEMHESTISRVTNQKYMMTPRGVFELKYFFSSHVGTDGGGECSSTAIRAIIKKLVAAENPRKPLSDNKLASLLNEQGINVARRTVAKYREAMRIPSSSARKRLV
- the lptB gene encoding LPS export ABC transporter ATP-binding protein, with the protein product MSHLRAHHLAKSYKGRRVIEDVSLDVEAGQIVGLLGPNGAGKTTCFYMIVGLVEADAGRIEINDTDITHLPMHGRAQRGIGYLPQEASIFRRLTVEENIMAILETRKELSKAERHERMEGLLKEFHIGHIRDSLGMSLSGGERRRAEIARGLATDPDFILLDEPFAGVDPISVNDIKGIIRHLKERGIGVLITDHNVRETLDICDTAYIVSAGHIIASGDADIILANQQVRDVYLGADFRL
- the lptA gene encoding lipopolysaccharide transport periplasmic protein LptA, which encodes MNLKHRLHSTCNLAVLALLIAFPLGVQAAPMEGTIQVTADNGRFEQSAGSGVYSGNVELIQGKRKLFADEMRMFTQNSELVRVEATGTPVRMEEGEGLNAHAENLVYNIKARTLVLTGDAYIEHQGNTFEGAKVEYSLDSKRVDASSEGDQRVRLVIPAENQTTNAPVDANIEANNSNPNDTQSEGSDSASPKAEPNTP
- the lptC gene encoding LPS export ABC transporter periplasmic protein LptC → MKRQGLLSATGILLLGLVMLMTLHEWDSALPGQDNAVAMAPAIIADQVSARAFSEKDGSLQYHLTADSLVQFDHNPLTKMQAPVLIMANDKGSWTITSEQGIVQEDGDLISFLGKVNVNNPIQKMTVNTEELHFNSDTNIATTPGDVEMRFDSGQTRAGALEADLNKGVLELKQGVKSEFEAPAS
- a CDS encoding KdsC family phosphatase; translated protein: MAMQLPPIDVQNLRLMAFDVDGVMTDGRLLFGPNGEELKVFNTLDGHGLKKLAASGVTLAIITGRNSPMVAKRAADLGIKHVIQGREDKGVALEALADSLNMRASETGYAGDDEPDVSALLWAQLSFAPNNAHDCAKNAANHITVRRGGEGAVREICDAILALRSPA
- a CDS encoding KpsF/GutQ family sugar-phosphate isomerase, encoding MSHNHISVGQRVLEIEARAVDALKDSLDTSFCAACDLMLNAKGRVIVTGMGKSGHVGSKLAATLASTGTPSFFVHPGEASHGDLGMITADDVVLALSNSGETAEVLAILPVIKRKGTALVGMTGRPQSALAQLSDVHLTVAVAEEACPHNLAPTSSTTAALAMGDALAIALLEARGFTPEDFALSHPGGSLGRRLLLKVDDIMHTGEQLPVVSTTTSLSEALLEMTHKGLGMTAITHTDGTLAGIFTDGDLRRILDRDIDIRKATIAEVMVSDPITIAQGHLAAEALQIMENRKINGLMVCDSDGKPLGAFNMQDLLRAGVV
- a CDS encoding MlaC/ttg2D family ABC transporter substrate-binding protein: MHLQWYMAAWLRVGLVVMLTAMAALVQAQSDPRQVVADAVERMTSRVEAERETLKADPDRAKELVREELADLVDFKRITRMVMGDYFGPSSKEQKYRFLDVFKNSLINTYASGITLYDGQKIDILPMQDGDRKGDYARVRMEVKTNSGQVVPIYYTLFLRDDQWRVINVYVNGLDLRDTFKSQFAQGMQQYNDIDKVVDNWSADAKIDAGLKEEG